Proteins encoded in a region of the Candidatus Nitrosomarinus catalina genome:
- a CDS encoding AAA family ATPase — MVLDTNNEKFATSDEKIQELTEISQKYSKIISRAILETEKNIIGQEDVVKKILISIISDGHVLLESVPGLAKTLLIKTMADIFSVRNVRIQFTPDLLPADILGTKIYKNNSNSFEIQKGPIFHNFVLADEINRAPPKVQSALLESMQEKQVSIHGETFQLEKPFLVLATQNPIENEGTYKLPEAQVDRFALKILIDYPTKENEIKIIENNTIETEIKAESILKPTQILEMQEFNSKIYADKIILKYVASIVDSTRNPDNYELDLENIIEFGASPRASIWLIKTAKANALINGRGYVISEDIKEVAHDVLRHRLILTFEAEADEITTDKVIDMILDKIPSP, encoded by the coding sequence ATGGTTTTAGACACGAATAATGAAAAATTTGCAACATCAGATGAGAAAATTCAAGAATTAACGGAAATATCGCAAAAGTATTCAAAAATCATCTCAAGGGCCATATTAGAAACAGAGAAAAATATTATTGGTCAAGAAGACGTGGTTAAGAAAATTCTAATTTCAATTATTTCAGATGGGCATGTACTACTAGAAAGTGTCCCAGGATTGGCTAAAACATTGTTGATCAAAACAATGGCAGATATCTTTAGCGTAAGGAATGTTAGAATACAATTTACACCTGACTTACTCCCAGCCGATATTTTAGGAACAAAAATTTATAAAAATAATTCCAATTCATTTGAAATTCAAAAAGGGCCAATTTTTCATAATTTTGTTTTAGCAGATGAAATAAACCGTGCACCGCCAAAAGTTCAATCAGCCCTACTAGAATCAATGCAAGAAAAGCAAGTTAGTATACATGGAGAAACATTTCAATTAGAAAAACCATTTTTAGTTCTTGCAACTCAAAATCCAATTGAAAATGAAGGAACCTACAAGCTACCTGAAGCTCAGGTGGATAGATTTGCATTAAAAATTTTAATTGACTATCCTACAAAAGAAAATGAAATTAAAATTATTGAAAACAATACAATTGAAACAGAAATTAAAGCAGAATCAATTTTAAAACCAACTCAAATTTTAGAAATGCAAGAATTTAACTCAAAAATTTATGCCGATAAAATAATTTTAAAATATGTTGCAAGTATAGTGGATTCTACAAGAAATCCAGACAATTATGAATTAGACTTGGAAAATATTATTGAATTCGGTGCATCTCCAAGAGCCTCAATTTGGCTAATTAAAACAGCAAAAGCTAATGCCCTGATAAATGGTAGAGGCTATGTCATTTCTGAAGATATTAAAGAAGTTGCACATGATGTATTACGTCACAGATTAATCCTTACTTTTGAAGCAGAAGCAGATGAGATAACTACCGATAAAGTAATCGATATGATCCTAGATAAGATACCATCACCATAA
- a CDS encoding DUF58 domain-containing protein, with the protein MSKISELLGQIKNLQIQTKNLVEGIESGAYNSKFRGGGIEFSEVREYIPGDDVKRIDWNVSARHNSLFVKEFVEENELNIYLIVDLSASNNFGFKKSKLDLSFEVVVSLVFLALKNNDRLGLGIFTDQLEKFIPSKKGKRQLLRIIKELIEYQPKSKETNILKSLSTLKNKLKRKSVIYIISDFISDSYEKPLKILKLHHEVILINISDINEMKIPDIGYAYIEDSETEEQILVNTSSKIFQKQYSKIMNQKIIENQNSMKKIGVDIINLNNEESFDITINKYFRNKWRMKN; encoded by the coding sequence ATGAGCAAAATTTCAGAATTATTAGGGCAAATTAAAAATTTACAAATTCAGACAAAGAATTTAGTAGAAGGAATAGAGTCCGGGGCTTATAATTCCAAATTCAGAGGCGGAGGAATCGAATTTTCAGAAGTTAGAGAATATATTCCAGGAGACGACGTAAAACGAATCGATTGGAACGTTTCTGCTAGGCACAATTCACTGTTTGTAAAAGAATTTGTGGAAGAAAATGAACTGAATATCTACCTAATTGTAGATTTATCAGCAAGTAATAATTTCGGGTTTAAGAAATCAAAATTAGACTTAAGTTTTGAAGTTGTAGTATCACTCGTGTTTTTAGCACTAAAAAATAATGACAGATTAGGTTTAGGTATTTTTACAGATCAATTAGAAAAATTTATTCCGTCAAAAAAAGGTAAAAGACAACTTCTAAGAATAATTAAAGAATTAATAGAATATCAACCAAAGAGTAAGGAAACCAATATTTTAAAATCATTATCAACATTAAAAAATAAATTAAAAAGAAAAAGTGTAATTTACATCATTTCTGATTTTATTTCAGACTCGTATGAAAAACCATTAAAAATTTTAAAATTACATCATGAAGTTATTTTAATTAATATTTCAGACATTAATGAAATGAAAATTCCTGATATTGGATATGCGTATATTGAAGATTCAGAAACAGAAGAACAAATACTAGTTAATACTTCAAGCAAAATTTTTCAAAAACAATATAGTAAAATTATGAATCAAAAAATTATTGAAAATCAAAATAGTATGAAGAAAATTGGAGTAGATATTATCAATCTAAACAATGAAGAATCATTTGATATTACAATTAACAAGTACTTTAGAAATAAGTGGAGAATGAAAAACTAA
- a CDS encoding vWA domain-containing protein, translated as MEFGFINALFLFLLIPVLIFVYYKYNTGKKESILKFSTLKVIKQTNTKNNGIRKHSPFVLIILVLSLIIIALANPQIVTMGAEKGINIGIVLDGSESMAASDYNPTRLEAAKKAINSLIEKTPNTNNVGVVVFETGAGTISYLTPVKEKTINSISSIQQGTGATAIGDGLSLGIDMVSSILDKKRVIILLSDGIHNSGLVTPEQATQYAILNNVQVHTIGIGSENPVYLRDDIYGEPQYAELDELALQEIANSTGGMYFKSLDDKTLNEILLELNANLEYEKELSTIRDWFIGSAIIILLIDIYIIYGRFRIAA; from the coding sequence ATGGAGTTTGGATTTATCAATGCACTATTTCTTTTTCTTTTAATTCCTGTTTTAATTTTTGTATATTACAAATACAATACAGGAAAAAAAGAATCAATTTTAAAATTCAGTACATTAAAAGTTATCAAACAAACAAACACCAAAAATAACGGAATCAGAAAACATAGTCCATTTGTATTAATCATACTTGTATTATCACTCATCATAATTGCCCTTGCAAATCCTCAAATTGTAACTATGGGTGCTGAAAAAGGAATCAACATAGGCATAGTTTTAGATGGTTCAGAAAGTATGGCTGCATCAGACTACAACCCTACAAGATTAGAAGCAGCAAAAAAGGCAATTAATTCACTCATAGAAAAGACTCCAAATACTAACAATGTAGGAGTCGTGGTCTTTGAAACAGGTGCAGGAACAATTTCCTATCTAACCCCCGTAAAAGAAAAAACAATTAATTCAATTTCGTCAATTCAACAAGGGACAGGAGCAACTGCAATTGGAGATGGCTTATCATTAGGAATTGATATGGTATCATCAATTTTAGATAAAAAGCGAGTTATCATTCTTCTTAGTGATGGCATACACAATTCAGGATTAGTTACACCTGAACAGGCAACACAATATGCAATTTTAAACAATGTCCAGGTTCATACTATTGGAATTGGGTCAGAAAATCCAGTTTATCTCCGTGATGACATATACGGTGAACCTCAATATGCCGAATTAGACGAACTGGCACTTCAGGAAATTGCTAATAGTACGGGCGGAATGTATTTCAAATCATTGGACGATAAGACGTTGAATGAAATATTATTGGAATTGAATGCAAATCTAGAATATGAAAAAGAATTATCAACAATTCGAGATTGGTTTATTGGGTCAGCGATCATTATTCTTTTAATAGACATTTACATAATTTACGGAAGATTCAGAATAGCTGCATAA
- a CDS encoding SHOCT domain-containing protein produces the protein MALKSEASFKEYLKKLSDETIIRYYSDVEYSPFPILLIQEYTRRFEQKSKNEIIKDLKYQTRLAKKKTLEISQMAKKHKLIDDVTKQKSQEIVSQAKKKGFQITEKISDKRHVLGSKLKTTAKSKIQKTVKVGKSLKVSKKENLELLESLARLKDAGVITAKEFQEKKKKLLSTI, from the coding sequence ATGGCACTTAAATCTGAAGCATCCTTTAAAGAATATCTTAAAAAATTATCTGATGAGACAATAATTAGATACTATTCTGATGTAGAGTATTCTCCATTTCCTATCTTACTTATCCAGGAATATACTAGACGATTTGAACAAAAAAGTAAAAATGAAATTATAAAGGATCTAAAGTATCAAACTCGACTAGCCAAAAAAAAGACTCTGGAAATTAGCCAAATGGCTAAAAAACATAAGTTAATTGATGATGTAACTAAACAGAAATCTCAAGAAATTGTAAGTCAGGCTAAAAAAAAGGGATTCCAAATTACTGAAAAAATTTCTGACAAGCGTCATGTTTTAGGTTCAAAACTTAAAACTACAGCTAAATCTAAAATTCAAAAAACCGTGAAAGTTGGCAAGTCCTTAAAAGTTTCTAAAAAAGAAAATCTTGAACTCTTAGAAAGTTTAGCAAGACTAAAGGATGCTGGAGTAATTACTGCTAAAGAATTTCAAGAAAAGAAAAAGAAACTCCTTTCAACAATTTAA